In the Sarcophilus harrisii chromosome 3, mSarHar1.11, whole genome shotgun sequence genome, one interval contains:
- the SERTAD1 gene encoding SERTA domain-containing protein 1: MLCKGVKRKREEEEEQEPASQDWWLEEASSSPSPQAEASPAPLPPSSLFNLSIFKLHHGLRRGEPDLRHLVLVVNTLRRIQSSMALEPSAPEPPSPAPVSPLPVVPDAPMCTSVSTLLDDLSHIEGLSDTQTAFPEDAPLSRPPEPGLDPGRPAPLGSLEILLEDGLEGLFDDIDTSMYDCELWPNLKTDSGETEDKTQGPGLDVSELDYLMDVLVGTQTL; the protein is encoded by the coding sequence ATGTTGTGCAAAGGCGTGAAGCGCAAGCgcgaggaggaagaggagcaggagccCGCCTCGCAGGACTGGTGGCTGGAAGAGGCCAGCTCTAGCCCGAGCCCCCAGGCGGAGGCTAGCCCCGCACCCCTGCCCCCCAGCTCCCTCTTCAATCTCTCCATCTTCAAGCTCCACCATGGGCTGCGCAGGGGCGAGCCGGACCTCCGCCACCTCGTCCTGGTGGTCAACACCTTGAGGCGCATCCAGTCCTCTATGGCCCTGGAGCCCTCCGCCCCAGAACCCCCTTCTCCAGCTCCCGTCAGCCCTCTCCCGGTGGTCCCCGACGCCCCCATGTGCACCTCGGTCTCGACCCTCCTGGACGACCTGAGTCACATCGAGGGGCTCAGCGACACTCAGACGGCCTTCCCTGAAGACGCCCCCCTGAGCCGGCCCCCTGAGCCGGGCCTGGACCCTGGGCGACCAGCCCCTCTGGGCTCCTTGGAGATCCTCCTCGAGGATGGATTGGAGGGTCTTTTTGATGATATCGACACCTCCATGTATGACTGTGAACTCTGGCCCAACCTTAAAACAGactctggggaaactgaggacaagaCGCAGGGGCCGGGACTGGACGTGTCTGAACTAGATTACCTCATGGATGTGCTGGTGGGCACACAGACTTTGTAG
- the SERTAD3 gene encoding SERTA domain-containing protein 3 isoform X2: MEPGSGTMVVGVKRKHPGDHGDPEEVEAGKESQEQAAFSQSNLCQTLLQLSMDKFQLGPPSLLRQVLITNTLNHLREKMNLEGSPAPCQGAGLEMLFPFTAQSANILLRELEELLGLRAAQDCCEPPDGTCASTSADGLLGDCQQILPPLGAFISPPVRAEEPLLGSFEIMSHRYLGDLVPQDFFTDMDTSDVEREPWPSSSAFASSSGAVCFPGQSAAEWDWTELDQILEIIKGS, encoded by the coding sequence GGAACAATGGTGGTCGGTGTGAAGCGCAAGCATCCCGGGGACCATGGGGATCCGGAAGAGGTGGAGGCTGGAAAGGAGTCCCAGGAGCAGGCCGCCTTCTCCCAGTCCAACCTGTGCCAGACCTTACTTCAACTTTCAATGGACAAATTCCAGCTAGGCCCACCTAGCCTCCTACGGCAAGTGCTCATCACCAACACCCTGAACCACCTCAGGGAGAAGATGAACCTGGAGGGGAGCCCAGCCCCCTGCCAGGGAGCCGGGCTGGAGATGCTTTTCCCCTTCACCGCCCAGTCGGCTAACATCTTGCTCAGGGAGCTGGAGGAGCTCTTAGGCTTACGAGCCGCTCAGGACTGCTGTGAGCCCCCAGATGGGACGTGTGCCTCTACCTCCGCTGATGGCCTGTTGGGAGACTGCCAGCAAATACTTCCGCCTCTTGGGGCCTTCATTTCCCCACCGGTCAGGGCTGAGGAGCCTCTCCTGGGCAGCTTTGAGATCATGAGCCACAGGTACCTCGGAGACCTGGTTCCTCAGGACTTCTTCACTGACATGGACACCTCAGATGTGGAAAGGGAGCCTTGGCCCTCCTCTTCAGCCTTTGCCTCTTCCTCTGGGGCAGTCTGCTTCCCGGGACAGTCTGCCGCCGAATGGGACTGGACCGAACTGGACCAAATCTTGGAGATCATCAAGGGCTCATAA
- the SERTAD3 gene encoding SERTA domain-containing protein 3 isoform X3 gives MVVGVKRKHPGDHGDPEEVEAGKESQEQAAFSQSNLCQTLLQLSMDKFQLGPPSLLRQVLITNTLNHLREKMNLEGSPAPCQGAGLEMLFPFTAQSANILLRELEELLGLRAAQDCCEPPDGTCASTSADGLLGDCQQILPPLGAFISPPVRAEEPLLGSFEIMSHRYLGDLVPQDFFTDMDTSDVEREPWPSSSAFASSSGAVCFPGQSAAEWDWTELDQILEIIKGS, from the coding sequence ATGGTGGTCGGTGTGAAGCGCAAGCATCCCGGGGACCATGGGGATCCGGAAGAGGTGGAGGCTGGAAAGGAGTCCCAGGAGCAGGCCGCCTTCTCCCAGTCCAACCTGTGCCAGACCTTACTTCAACTTTCAATGGACAAATTCCAGCTAGGCCCACCTAGCCTCCTACGGCAAGTGCTCATCACCAACACCCTGAACCACCTCAGGGAGAAGATGAACCTGGAGGGGAGCCCAGCCCCCTGCCAGGGAGCCGGGCTGGAGATGCTTTTCCCCTTCACCGCCCAGTCGGCTAACATCTTGCTCAGGGAGCTGGAGGAGCTCTTAGGCTTACGAGCCGCTCAGGACTGCTGTGAGCCCCCAGATGGGACGTGTGCCTCTACCTCCGCTGATGGCCTGTTGGGAGACTGCCAGCAAATACTTCCGCCTCTTGGGGCCTTCATTTCCCCACCGGTCAGGGCTGAGGAGCCTCTCCTGGGCAGCTTTGAGATCATGAGCCACAGGTACCTCGGAGACCTGGTTCCTCAGGACTTCTTCACTGACATGGACACCTCAGATGTGGAAAGGGAGCCTTGGCCCTCCTCTTCAGCCTTTGCCTCTTCCTCTGGGGCAGTCTGCTTCCCGGGACAGTCTGCCGCCGAATGGGACTGGACCGAACTGGACCAAATCTTGGAGATCATCAAGGGCTCATAA